The window GTGTCTGGCAAGCGTAACGTATATAAGTAAGTTTGGGAACCTATGGAGGGGTGATCCAGATACATCATATATGTAAATCCGCTGCCATATCCCATACTTAATGGATGCAAAAATctcagaaataaaacaaaggcaCTAAAAGCAACACTAGTCTTCCTGATTTTGTGTAACTCATAAACAAGTTGAATATCCAACCATAAGTGATTGGTTGGATATGTCACAGTATGTTCATAGGTTGGAATATTATTACATTTatagacacaaaagggcaaaccGTGGTTAATATGGGATAAAAGGGAGTTACTGAACTATGTACGGTGGATTTAGGAAGAATATTAGGTAATTTATGActaaaacccactaaacccactgctgtcgagtcgattccgactcattgcaaccctatataCTAAAACTAGGACCCAGAAACTCTCAAACCCTGTCTTCCTCAGGCCACAGTTCTTCACTGGAAGGTCTTGAAGGAAAATATATGTGGAAGTGAAAATGACAAATGTCCCAATTCCATCCTCTGCCACCCCTTTCACTCCCCTCCCTGCCActctctccaccctccatctctTCTTCTCCCTTCTCCTCCACCCTGCTACCTTTGCCTTCCCCTCCCTTCTCCCATTGCCCTCTTCCCCTTGTCCTCCactccctctcttcttccctccctctcctctttttccacccctcccctcctcacTCTCACCTTCCTCCTATCCTGTCCAATACTTCTCCAATTACTTGAATATATATCCTCCAATAAAAGATCTAAGATGTGGGAAATACATCAGAATGTTAATAatcatcttttgtttttttatttttcttttcctcagtattttccaaatttttctatgCTAACCAGCACATTTTCATAATTAGGAGAAAATGCTAGATTTTTATAACATGAAAGACTTtatttcacatttatttattttaggttgCAATAAAAGAACATGAAAAAGTATCAAATGATGTAAAGTGATCATTTTCAGTGAAAGGCAAAGTAGAACATATTACAAAGAAAATGTGTTCAGTAACTTTACAATTACACACTATGAGGAAACTTTTAAAAACATGTTATATTAACAGTCAGTGGAAAACAATGATTTCATTATGATTCAATTTATTCGCAGACCGTTATGTCACATAAACAAGCTCACAGTCATATTATATATGGTATTGATGGGCATTCCTAAATGTTTGCTAATCTTTTTTCAAACAGTCAGGTTTTACAATGCACTGTTCTATTTAGTCTAAGCACTGTATTTCTACCGCAAAGTAATGAAGACACAAGTAGTACAAGCAGACTTAAACCCTTAGTcttccaggcagaagaaaaaaaaaaaaaaaaaaaaaacacttgcatTGGTGCTTCAGGAACTTTTTTTTCCAAGCAAATATTTCTCAGTTAACAATTCTGAGTTTTCACAGCTGAAATCTAACAGAAATATGACAAAAGGACTTCACAAAAATCAATACTCTGTAGCACCAAACTAACATGCTCTAGATAACTGATAGCAGTCTATATATTTTGAAGAATATTAAACTACAACAGGCTAAATAGAATAAGCAAAATACTTAGACACTTTTTTGGACAATTTTTAAATAGACTACCAAGAAAATACGAAAACACAACTGTAAGGAATACTAATGTTCAGGATAtagagcaggttttttttttcccaaggctATATAAACCTGCTTCACTTCTTCTTGAAGTTTTGTGGTTCTTGAACAATCTGAcagccttatttttatttttggtatttcCTGTTTCCATAATCTTTACCATCTTCAAAACTACCACTGGCCTCTCCTGTATAGTAATAGATTGATTTCAGGATGACATTATCATGTAAAATTTGACCAATTGCAAAGTCCTCATCAAGGATAGCATCTTCTTGTGGTTCCAGCTTTCCGATTTGGGGAATCTCAGGAGgactgaagaaattgaagaatgaTGCATTGGGAACCAGTCTTGGCTGGATTTCAACTTCTCCAGTAGCAGTTGTATGTCTGCGGGTAGTTCTCACAGTAACATCCTTTCCTCTTCTCCAATTGATCTTACAGCCTTTGCAATCTTCAATTTCCCATCCCCAAGAGAAAAAGGGATCACTGTGATCTGGTTTTGACCTTATTATGTATGTCTTTGTCAGCACCTCATTTCTGAAGTAGGGATTGGGTAGAAAATGAAATTCAAATGTGTAACTTATAGGCTGGCCAGGCTTTGAGAACTTCAGGCTAACATCTGACAAGAACTTCAGAATGGGCTCATCGTACTTCTGAATCATAGGCCCGAGCTTGTCAACATTCTTTAAAACAGTCAACCAATAGTCAGGAATGCCCTTAGGATCTTCTTTTTTAGGCTTTCCCTTACGAGCTCTTTTAAGATTAATTCTTTCTTTAGGCCTTGTCTCAGGAACTCTTTTAGGAGCCTCTTTTACTGCAGTCCTTGCCTTTGCCTCTGTTGCTTTAGGCTGttctttttcttctgcctttGCCTGGGGGACTTCATTAGGATCGTCTTTGACAGAAGGCTCTGCCTCCAGAATATCTTTAGAATCtactttttcttcagtctttgccTCAGGAATTTCTTTATGAACTTCTTTTTCTTCAGCCTTTACCTCAGGCTTTTCTTTAGGGTCTTCATCTTCTTCTTCATCCTCTAGGGCAGGCATTTCACTAGGGGTGTCATCCTCCACCTCCTCATCACTGCTGAACACTTCATCGTCTGAATTCCATTCACATTCTTCTTCTGTAGGTTCATATTCTGCATTGATGATTTGAAATCGCCTATCACATAGAGGCTTATTGAGTTCAGCATATTTTCTTTCAAGATCATGAATTGCCCTTAAGAACAGGGCGTCTACCTTGTCACATTCATCCTGAATATTTT is drawn from Loxodonta africana isolate mLoxAfr1 chromosome X, mLoxAfr1.hap2, whole genome shotgun sequence and contains these coding sequences:
- the NAP1L3 gene encoding nucleosome assembly protein 1-like 3, producing MADTYLKKVSEPAAQGVAEEVMASSSRDPGEESDSSSTSCSSTSCSSSSSHSRSHKKKRVPGPSRRARGARSGNHFVDRLPQAVRNRVQALKNIQDECDKVDALFLRAIHDLERKYAELNKPLCDRRFQIINAEYEPTEEECEWNSDDEVFSSDEEVEDDTPSEMPALEDEEEDEDPKEKPEVKAEEKEVHKEIPEAKTEEKVDSKDILEAEPSVKDDPNEVPQAKAEEKEQPKATEAKARTAVKEAPKRVPETRPKERINLKRARKGKPKKEDPKGIPDYWLTVLKNVDKLGPMIQKYDEPILKFLSDVSLKFSKPGQPISYTFEFHFLPNPYFRNEVLTKTYIIRSKPDHSDPFFSWGWEIEDCKGCKINWRRGKDVTVRTTRRHTTATGEVEIQPRLVPNASFFNFFSPPEIPQIGKLEPQEDAILDEDFAIGQILHDNVILKSIYYYTGEASGSFEDGKDYGNRKYQK